From a region of the Geothrix sp. 21YS21S-2 genome:
- a CDS encoding tyrosine-type recombinase/integrase produces the protein MRADSVSLSRFSGDLRMAGRAERTIELYVASARRFEEFLGQDLPDASQEAIRRWVDHLRGQAVGASRLGQHYSALKFLYSRTLGQPEKVAWITIPKAKAHLPSILGRPEIQRLLDGFTTAKYRMFFTLIYATGLRINEASLLETRDIDAMQKVIHVRHGKGGKERMVPMDGKLYGLLRTYYKHEQPPKPWLFASKLGNPICPETARRALLCAAAASGIGKIVGPHMLRHAFATHLLENGEDLRRIQVVLGHGSIRSTQIYTQVAPSQVAAIRSPLEDLPD, from the coding sequence ATGCGTGCAGATAGTGTATCTCTGTCCAGATTTTCCGGCGATCTCCGAATGGCGGGCCGGGCGGAAAGAACCATCGAGTTGTATGTCGCTTCGGCCCGGCGTTTCGAGGAGTTCCTCGGCCAGGACCTGCCGGATGCGAGCCAGGAGGCGATTCGGCGCTGGGTTGACCATCTCCGCGGCCAGGCGGTCGGGGCGTCCCGGCTTGGGCAGCATTACTCGGCCCTGAAATTTCTCTATTCAAGGACACTGGGCCAGCCGGAGAAGGTGGCCTGGATCACCATCCCCAAGGCCAAGGCGCACCTGCCCTCGATCCTCGGCCGGCCTGAGATCCAGCGGCTCCTGGACGGGTTCACGACCGCCAAGTACCGCATGTTCTTCACCCTGATCTATGCCACCGGCTTGCGTATCAATGAGGCCAGCCTGCTGGAAACCCGTGATATTGATGCCATGCAGAAGGTCATCCATGTCCGCCATGGCAAGGGTGGCAAGGAGCGGATGGTGCCCATGGACGGCAAGCTCTACGGGTTGCTGCGGACCTACTACAAGCACGAGCAGCCGCCGAAGCCCTGGTTGTTCGCCTCCAAGTTGGGCAACCCCATCTGCCCTGAGACGGCGCGCCGGGCCCTGTTGTGCGCGGCAGCCGCCTCCGGCATCGGCAAGATCGTGGGTCCGCACATGCTCCGCCACGCCTTCGCCACCCATCTGCTGGAGAACGGGGAGGACCTGCGCCGGATCCAGGTTGTCCTGGGCCACGGCAGCATCCGGTCCACTCAGATCTACACCCAGGTCGCACCAAGCCAGGTTGCTGCCATCCGCAGCCCGTTGGAAGACCTGCCGGATTGA
- the cysK gene encoding cysteine synthase A produces the protein MPRPNRVDYAYQLIGNTPVVRLNRIAEKGSATIYLKLESANPGGSVKDRIALSMIEDAERSGALKPGQEILEATSGNTGVGLAFVAAAKGYPITLIMPETMTLERRAILKAYGANLILTPGPLGMKGAVDKAEELAAADPKYWVVRQFDNPANPEVHRRTTAEEILEQVPELDAFVAGIGTGGTITGVGEILAKRKPGTLVVAVEPVDSPLLTQGKAGPHKLQGLGANFVPKILNREAFQRVEDVGYDDAIAIARRLTREEGIFTGISTGAIVFTALKVARELGAGKTVVAVVCDTGERYLTHPLFSEA, from the coding sequence ATGCCCCGTCCCAATCGCGTGGATTACGCCTACCAGCTCATCGGCAACACCCCCGTGGTCCGCCTGAACCGCATCGCGGAAAAGGGCAGCGCCACCATCTACCTCAAGCTCGAGAGCGCCAACCCCGGCGGCAGCGTCAAGGACCGCATCGCGCTCAGCATGATCGAGGACGCCGAGCGTTCCGGGGCCCTCAAGCCCGGCCAGGAGATCCTCGAGGCCACCAGCGGCAACACCGGCGTGGGTCTGGCCTTCGTGGCCGCCGCCAAGGGCTACCCCATCACCCTGATCATGCCCGAGACCATGACCCTGGAGCGCCGGGCCATCCTCAAGGCCTACGGGGCCAACCTCATCCTGACCCCCGGCCCCCTGGGCATGAAGGGCGCCGTGGACAAGGCCGAGGAGCTGGCGGCAGCCGACCCCAAGTACTGGGTGGTGCGCCAGTTCGACAACCCCGCCAACCCCGAGGTCCACCGCCGCACCACCGCCGAGGAAATCCTCGAGCAGGTGCCCGAGCTGGACGCCTTCGTGGCCGGCATCGGCACCGGGGGCACCATCACCGGCGTGGGCGAGATCCTGGCGAAGCGCAAGCCCGGCACCCTCGTGGTGGCCGTGGAGCCCGTGGACTCCCCGCTCCTCACCCAGGGCAAGGCCGGCCCCCACAAGCTCCAGGGCCTGGGCGCCAACTTCGTCCCGAAGATCCTCAACCGCGAGGCCTTCCAGCGCGTGGAGGACGTGGGCTACGACGACGCCATCGCCATCGCCCGCCGCCTCACCCGCGAGGAGGGGATCTTCACGGGCATCAGCACCGGGGCCATCGTCTTCACGGCCCTGAAGGTGGCCAGGGAACTGGGCGCGGGCAAGACCGTGGTCGCCGTCGTTTGCGACACCGGCGAGCGCTACCTCACCCACCCGCTCTTCTCCGAGGCGTAG
- a CDS encoding IS91 family transposase: MGPRPRFDIGEIVRRHRPALEARHRLAPGQKKVLTAISRCRTAALGGHKLVCEHGDYERIAYNSCRDRHCPKCQALAQEKWIAARSRRILAIGHFHVVFTLPAELRALARLHPAEVYQAMLRAVADTLLELGRTRKGLTFGLTLILHTWTRELAFHPHVHALVSTGGLSLDGGRFIRLKHRYLFPLKMLGDVFRGKVLAALGAARDGGKFPERTVAAYAQLIAQVKEKRWIAYVKKPFRKSGHVLHYLGRYTHRVGIANSRLVDVTDDQVTFRTKHGLTATLEPPEFLHRLVQHVLPPGFRKIRHAGLYAAAQPGGLLDQARQALGETKVKATPSPVTWLEQEMRACPVCGGMLHRVRLDPTAPRAPPEVDAPC; encoded by the coding sequence GTGGGGCCCCGGCCCCGGTTCGACATCGGCGAGATCGTCCGCAGGCACCGCCCCGCCCTGGAGGCCAGGCATCGCCTTGCCCCGGGACAGAAGAAGGTGCTGACCGCGATCAGTCGTTGCCGCACCGCCGCCCTCGGCGGCCACAAGCTGGTCTGCGAGCACGGCGACTATGAGCGGATCGCCTACAACTCCTGCCGGGACCGGCACTGCCCGAAGTGCCAGGCCCTGGCCCAGGAGAAGTGGATCGCCGCGCGCAGTCGACGGATCCTGGCCATTGGCCACTTCCACGTGGTGTTCACCCTGCCGGCTGAACTGCGGGCTCTGGCCCGGCTCCACCCGGCCGAGGTCTACCAAGCCATGCTGCGCGCCGTGGCCGATACGCTTCTGGAGCTGGGCAGGACCCGCAAGGGCCTGACCTTTGGCCTGACTCTGATCCTGCATACCTGGACCCGGGAACTGGCCTTCCACCCCCATGTCCACGCGCTGGTCAGCACCGGCGGCCTGAGCCTGGATGGCGGCCGTTTCATCCGGCTCAAGCACCGCTACCTGTTTCCCCTGAAGATGCTGGGCGACGTGTTCCGCGGCAAGGTCCTGGCCGCCCTGGGGGCCGCCCGGGATGGGGGCAAGTTCCCGGAACGTACCGTGGCCGCCTACGCCCAGTTGATCGCACAGGTGAAAGAGAAGCGCTGGATCGCCTACGTCAAGAAGCCGTTCCGCAAGTCCGGCCACGTGCTCCATTACCTCGGGCGCTATACCCACCGGGTGGGCATCGCCAATTCCCGGTTGGTGGATGTCACGGACGACCAGGTGACCTTTCGCACCAAGCACGGCCTCACCGCGACCCTGGAGCCGCCGGAATTCCTCCACCGCCTGGTCCAGCACGTCCTCCCCCCGGGCTTCCGAAAAATCCGCCACGCCGGCCTCTACGCCGCCGCCCAGCCCGGAGGTCTGTTGGACCAGGCCCGGCAGGCCCTGGGCGAGACCAAGGTCAAGGCAACTCCATCCCCGGTGACATGGCTGGAGCAAGAGATGCGCGCCTGCCCTGTCTGCGGCGGCATGCTCCACCGGGTCCGCCTGGATCCCACCGCCCCCCGGGCACCTCCCGAAGTTGACGCCCCATGCTGA
- a CDS encoding class I SAM-dependent methyltransferase, which produces MPYAFERVQRDSDGGEVARLEAQNLLFEKARPLDQLPPTAPDGAILDLGSGTGFWSLRLAARVPEGSITCLDRSGELLALARKRLDLPGVPRASFLLQDLRALDLPERAFDLVFTSVTLAHVRELGEVLPRLARTLKPGGWIACFEPVQQARRFSDIHPPCPNLDFLMDRLLDVVEARGSDLSVGLKIAHHLERLGLAETELRNYGSALHGEDALLCIQEVFLPLAWAYLRHRWEPGLLERRLEAAAREAPTPHLWLDFRRAVVLARRPG; this is translated from the coding sequence GTGCCCTACGCCTTCGAGCGGGTGCAGCGGGACAGCGACGGCGGGGAGGTGGCCCGCCTGGAAGCCCAGAACCTGCTGTTCGAGAAGGCCCGCCCCCTGGACCAGCTGCCACCCACGGCCCCGGACGGGGCCATCCTCGACCTGGGCTCCGGCACGGGGTTCTGGTCGCTGCGGCTCGCGGCGCGGGTCCCGGAGGGGAGCATCACCTGCCTGGACCGCTCCGGGGAACTCCTGGCCCTGGCCCGCAAGCGCCTGGACCTGCCCGGGGTCCCCCGCGCGTCGTTCCTGCTCCAGGACCTGCGGGCGCTGGACCTGCCGGAGCGGGCCTTCGACCTGGTGTTCACGTCCGTCACCCTCGCCCACGTGCGGGAGCTGGGGGAGGTGCTCCCCCGCCTCGCCCGCACCCTGAAACCGGGCGGCTGGATCGCCTGCTTCGAGCCCGTTCAGCAGGCCCGGCGGTTCAGCGACATCCACCCCCCGTGCCCGAACCTCGACTTCCTCATGGACCGGTTGCTGGACGTGGTGGAGGCGCGGGGTTCCGACCTCTCGGTGGGCCTGAAGATCGCCCACCACCTGGAGCGCCTGGGGCTGGCGGAGACCGAGCTGCGCAACTACGGTTCGGCGCTGCACGGGGAGGACGCCCTGCTGTGCATCCAGGAGGTCTTCCTGCCCCTGGCCTGGGCCTACCTGCGCCACCGGTGGGAACCGGGGCTGCTGGAGCGGCGCCTGGAAGCCGCCGCCCGGGAGGCGCCCACGCCTCACCTGTGGCTGGATTTCAGGCGGGCCGTGGTGCTGGCGCGACGCCCGGGGTGA
- a CDS encoding metallopeptidase family protein — protein MQMTRRRFEHVVARALELIPEEFKPYLEGLPVVVEDEPSLELREAMGIPEEETLLGLFTGPALDEEMPGSGELPARITVYRLPHLEEADNILDLELEVARTVLHEVAHRFGIGEDRLGDLGLD, from the coding sequence ATGCAGATGACCCGCCGGCGGTTCGAGCATGTGGTGGCCAGGGCCCTCGAGCTCATCCCCGAGGAGTTCAAGCCCTATCTCGAAGGCCTCCCGGTGGTGGTGGAGGATGAACCTTCCCTGGAACTCCGGGAGGCCATGGGCATTCCGGAGGAGGAGACCCTCCTCGGACTTTTCACCGGGCCTGCCCTGGATGAAGAGATGCCGGGGTCCGGTGAGCTCCCCGCCAGGATTACCGTCTACCGCCTCCCCCATCTCGAGGAAGCCGATAACATCCTTGACTTAGAACTAGAGGTGGCCCGGACGGTGCTCCACGAGGTGGCCCACCGGTTCGGGATCGGGGAGGACCGGCTCGGCGATCTGGGCTTGGATTAG
- a CDS encoding Rrf2 family transcriptional regulator, whose product MKVSTRGRYGLRIMVELAVHHGSGPVLVTTIAQNQQLPGKYIHVLVGGLKAAGLVTAVRGPNGGLELAREPRSITPLDVVEALEGRISAADCTLDPELCGRAADCVTRDVWCELAAAMEASLRRHTLADLAERVKAGGGAAYVI is encoded by the coding sequence ATGAAGGTTTCCACCAGGGGGCGGTACGGGCTGCGGATCATGGTCGAGCTGGCCGTGCACCACGGGTCCGGCCCGGTCCTGGTGACCACCATCGCCCAGAACCAGCAGCTCCCGGGCAAGTACATCCACGTGCTGGTGGGGGGCCTGAAGGCCGCGGGCCTGGTGACGGCCGTGCGCGGCCCCAACGGCGGCCTGGAGCTGGCGCGGGAGCCCCGGAGCATCACGCCCCTGGACGTGGTGGAGGCCCTGGAGGGCCGCATCAGCGCAGCCGACTGCACCCTGGACCCCGAGCTGTGCGGGCGCGCCGCGGACTGCGTGACCCGGGACGTGTGGTGCGAACTGGCCGCGGCCATGGAGGCCTCCCTGCGCCGGCACACGCTGGCCGACCTGGCCGAGCGGGTCAAGGCCGGGGGCGGCGCCGCCTACGTGATCTGA
- a CDS encoding 3-oxoacid CoA-transferase subunit B, which yields MDYVPDKDVIARRIARIFRSGDVVNLGIGLPTLVVNHLPAGVSIILQSENGLMGLGPAPPPGQEDRDMVNAGGAPITVQPGGCFFDSAASFGIIRGGHVDYTVLGVLEVDQEGNLANYKVPGKMVPGMGGAMDLTTGARKVIAATLHFEPTGASRLRRRCSLPLTAAREVDLVVTDLGLFEVRDGRFLLRECLGPYPPDWIRERTDADIDVADGAWPA from the coding sequence ATGGACTACGTTCCCGACAAGGACGTCATCGCCAGGCGCATCGCCCGGATCTTCCGCTCGGGCGACGTGGTCAACCTGGGCATCGGCCTGCCCACGCTGGTGGTGAACCACCTGCCCGCGGGGGTCTCCATCATCCTCCAGTCCGAGAACGGGCTCATGGGCCTGGGCCCGGCGCCCCCGCCCGGACAGGAGGACCGGGACATGGTGAACGCCGGCGGAGCGCCCATCACCGTGCAGCCCGGGGGGTGCTTCTTCGACTCCGCGGCGAGCTTCGGCATCATCCGGGGCGGCCACGTGGACTACACCGTGCTGGGCGTGCTGGAGGTCGACCAGGAGGGAAACCTGGCCAACTACAAGGTGCCCGGGAAGATGGTGCCCGGCATGGGGGGGGCCATGGACCTCACCACCGGCGCCCGCAAGGTCATCGCCGCCACCCTGCACTTCGAGCCCACCGGCGCCAGCCGCCTGCGCCGGCGCTGCTCCCTGCCGCTGACCGCCGCCCGGGAGGTGGACCTGGTGGTCACGGACCTGGGCCTGTTCGAGGTGCGGGACGGACGGTTCCTGCTGCGGGAGTGCCTGGGGCCCTATCCCCCGGACTGGATCCGGGAGCGCACGGACGCCGACATCGACGTGGCGGACGGGGCCTGGCCGGCATGA
- a CDS encoding ISL3 family transposase, giving the protein MERFEPGEKGTRAQVWIELLGFGVHPRTCSGCQRKVSAVHDWSQREIRDLPVFDADTVLVVWRVRVACPACGPKLEALDWLEPYARVTNRMAESVARMCKVMPIKRVAEHYGLHWGTVKDIDKAYLERTLEPARPGKVRLLMMDEFALHKGQSYATVFADTETRQVLWVGKGRGKADIRPFFEWLGKRRCRKVAAVAMDMSPTFEAEVRQHCPNAEIVLDQFHVLANFGKQVLDRIRVNEANRCRDDKAARELIKGAKWLLLGNWENLPNRESKTRLNALLEANQALMTAYVMKDALKALWGFNSQ; this is encoded by the coding sequence GTGGAAAGGTTCGAACCGGGGGAGAAGGGTACCCGCGCCCAGGTCTGGATCGAGTTGCTCGGCTTCGGTGTCCACCCTCGGACCTGCAGCGGCTGCCAGCGCAAGGTTTCAGCGGTGCACGACTGGTCCCAGCGAGAGATCCGGGACCTGCCCGTGTTCGACGCGGATACCGTGTTGGTGGTCTGGCGTGTCCGGGTGGCCTGCCCTGCCTGCGGACCCAAGCTGGAGGCCCTGGACTGGCTGGAACCCTATGCACGGGTCACCAACCGCATGGCCGAGAGTGTGGCCCGCATGTGCAAGGTCATGCCCATCAAGCGGGTTGCCGAGCATTATGGCCTCCACTGGGGCACAGTGAAGGACATCGACAAGGCCTATCTGGAGCGCACGCTGGAGCCAGCCAGACCAGGCAAGGTCCGGCTGCTCATGATGGACGAGTTCGCCCTCCATAAGGGGCAGAGCTACGCCACGGTGTTCGCCGATACCGAAACCCGCCAAGTGCTTTGGGTGGGCAAAGGCCGGGGCAAGGCGGATATCAGGCCCTTCTTCGAATGGCTCGGCAAGCGGCGGTGCCGCAAGGTCGCGGCGGTGGCCATGGACATGTCCCCCACTTTCGAAGCGGAAGTCCGCCAACACTGCCCCAATGCCGAGATCGTCCTGGACCAGTTCCATGTCCTGGCCAATTTCGGAAAGCAGGTGCTCGACCGAATCCGGGTCAACGAGGCCAATCGGTGCCGGGACGACAAGGCCGCCCGGGAACTCATCAAGGGGGCCAAGTGGCTCCTGCTGGGCAACTGGGAGAACCTGCCCAACCGGGAGAGCAAGACCAGGCTCAACGCGCTCCTGGAGGCGAACCAAGCCCTCATGACGGCCTACGTCATGAAGGACGCCCTTAAGGCCCTGTGGGGCTTTAATAGTCAGTAA
- a CDS encoding CoA transferase subunit A produces the protein MFDKPILSPAEAASKIRDGQVLMSGGFMGCGAPQTLIHALRARNLKDLTLISTDTAMHDLKSGRVTGIGHLVQDRAFRRIIASHIGLNQETQRQMNAGETVVDLVPQGTLAERIRAGGAGLGGFLTPTGIGTEVADGKQVITVGERAFLLELPLRADVAIIKAKVGDRAGNLAYAGTARNFNPMMATAADLVIAEVEELVDIGALDPNHVHTPSIFVDFLVMAERLEM, from the coding sequence GTGTTCGACAAGCCCATCCTCTCCCCAGCCGAGGCAGCTTCGAAGATCCGGGACGGCCAGGTGCTCATGTCCGGGGGCTTCATGGGGTGCGGGGCGCCGCAGACGCTCATCCACGCGCTGCGGGCGAGGAACCTGAAGGACCTGACCCTCATCAGCACCGACACGGCCATGCACGACCTGAAGTCGGGCCGGGTCACCGGCATCGGCCACCTCGTCCAGGACCGCGCCTTCCGGCGCATCATCGCCAGCCACATCGGCCTGAACCAGGAGACCCAGCGCCAGATGAACGCCGGGGAGACGGTGGTGGACCTGGTGCCCCAGGGCACCCTGGCCGAGCGCATCCGGGCCGGGGGCGCGGGGCTCGGGGGCTTCCTCACCCCCACGGGCATCGGCACCGAAGTGGCCGACGGCAAGCAGGTGATCACCGTCGGGGAAAGGGCCTTCCTGCTGGAGCTCCCCCTGCGGGCGGACGTGGCCATCATCAAGGCCAAGGTGGGGGACCGCGCCGGCAACCTCGCCTACGCGGGCACCGCGCGCAACTTCAATCCCATGATGGCCACCGCGGCGGACCTGGTCATCGCCGAGGTGGAGGAGCTGGTGGACATCGGCGCCCTCGACCCCAACCACGTGCACACGCCCTCGATCTTCGTGGACTTCCTCGTCATGGCCGAACGCCTGGAGATGTGA
- a CDS encoding MFS transporter, translating into MSEQAAASLDAPEVFTDKATLRRVITASSLGTLFEWYDFYLYGSLAVFFGGKFFPAQNETAQLLASLATFGAGFGVRPLGALVFGHIGDLIGRKYTFLVTMATMGLSTALVGLLPTYEHIGIWATIILVLLRLLQGLALGGEYGGAATYVAEHVPDARRGYYTSYIQTTATLGFFASMAIIGATRWIMGEEGFKNGTGHLISGWRIPFLLSFILLAVSLYIRVKMQESPLFAKLKKAGSVSKNPLKESFTNPVNLRYVLLALFGATAGQGVVWYTGQFYALTFLQAVLKVHWLPAYLIISVALLFGAPLFLFFGHLSDKVGRKKVMLWGCLLAALTYVPIYMAMRYFVPALQPGQKVVELAAIPAFNLVMLMGLVFIQIIYVTMVYGPIAAFLVELFPTNVRYTSMSLPYHLGNGWFGGFLPLIATALTASAMAKEAFGSGAIYAGLIYPIGIALLTLVVGALFIKETRGHKIDTAIRVDATVQELFDWVAVLAAMGIGFILLLQWNSDFLVDIAARKGIFYAVWNNLWYPLIGAMALWALPVLFFRLEFDRLPALGMVLACQALTALFSYRLYLAFTTMGGMWKFFAFTFVLGIYTIVLAGGYAFGKGRPRMAS; encoded by the coding sequence ATGAGTGAACAGGCCGCCGCCAGTTTGGACGCCCCAGAGGTCTTCACGGACAAGGCCACCCTGCGAAGGGTGATCACGGCATCGTCCCTCGGAACCCTCTTCGAGTGGTACGACTTCTACCTCTACGGAAGCCTCGCCGTCTTCTTCGGGGGCAAGTTCTTCCCCGCCCAGAACGAGACGGCCCAGCTCCTGGCCAGTCTGGCGACCTTCGGCGCGGGCTTCGGCGTGCGGCCCCTGGGCGCCCTGGTGTTCGGCCACATCGGCGACCTCATCGGGCGGAAGTACACCTTCCTGGTGACCATGGCCACCATGGGCCTCTCCACGGCCCTGGTGGGGCTCCTGCCCACCTATGAGCACATCGGCATCTGGGCCACCATCATCCTCGTCCTGCTGCGCCTCCTCCAGGGCCTGGCCCTGGGCGGGGAGTACGGCGGCGCGGCCACCTACGTGGCCGAGCACGTCCCCGACGCGCGGCGCGGCTACTACACCAGCTACATCCAGACCACCGCCACCCTGGGCTTCTTCGCCAGCATGGCCATCATCGGCGCGACCCGCTGGATCATGGGGGAGGAGGGCTTCAAGAACGGCACCGGCCACCTCATCTCCGGCTGGCGCATCCCCTTCCTCCTCTCCTTCATCCTGCTGGCCGTCAGCCTCTACATCCGGGTGAAGATGCAGGAGAGCCCCCTGTTCGCCAAGCTCAAGAAGGCCGGTTCCGTCTCCAAGAACCCCCTGAAGGAGAGCTTCACCAACCCCGTGAACCTGCGCTACGTGCTTCTCGCCCTCTTCGGCGCCACCGCGGGCCAGGGCGTGGTGTGGTACACCGGCCAGTTCTACGCCCTCACGTTCCTCCAGGCCGTCCTCAAGGTGCACTGGCTCCCCGCCTACCTCATCATCTCGGTGGCCCTGCTCTTCGGCGCGCCGCTGTTCCTGTTCTTCGGGCACTTGTCCGACAAGGTGGGCCGCAAGAAGGTGATGCTCTGGGGCTGCCTGCTGGCCGCCCTCACCTACGTGCCCATCTACATGGCCATGCGGTACTTCGTGCCGGCCCTTCAGCCGGGCCAGAAGGTGGTCGAGCTCGCCGCCATTCCCGCCTTCAACCTGGTCATGCTCATGGGCCTGGTGTTCATCCAGATCATCTACGTGACCATGGTCTACGGCCCCATCGCCGCCTTCCTGGTGGAGCTGTTCCCCACCAACGTCCGCTACACGTCCATGTCCCTGCCCTACCACCTGGGCAACGGCTGGTTCGGCGGCTTCCTGCCCCTGATCGCCACGGCGCTGACCGCCTCGGCCATGGCCAAGGAGGCCTTCGGCAGCGGCGCCATCTACGCGGGGCTCATCTATCCCATCGGCATCGCCCTGCTGACCCTCGTGGTGGGCGCCCTCTTCATCAAGGAGACCCGGGGCCACAAGATCGACACGGCCATCCGGGTGGACGCCACCGTCCAGGAGCTCTTCGACTGGGTGGCGGTGCTCGCGGCCATGGGCATCGGCTTCATCCTGCTCCTGCAGTGGAACAGCGACTTCCTGGTGGACATCGCGGCCCGCAAGGGCATCTTCTACGCCGTGTGGAACAACCTGTGGTATCCCCTCATCGGGGCCATGGCGCTGTGGGCCCTGCCGGTGCTCTTCTTCCGGCTGGAATTCGACCGGCTGCCGGCCCTGGGCATGGTCCTGGCCTGCCAGGCCCTCACGGCCCTCTTCTCCTACCGCCTCTACCTGGCCTTCACCACCATGGGCGGCATGTGGAAGTTCTTCGCGTTCACCTTCGTGCTGGGCATCTACACCATCGTCCTGGCCGGGGGCTACGCCTTCGGCAAGGGACGGCCGAGGATGGCTTCCTGA